Below is a genomic region from Microbacterium sp. KUDC0406.
ATCGGCTTCAGGTCCTTCGCATCCTTGAGCTTGATCACGGCGAGGTCGTAGATCGGGTCGGTTCCGACGACCGTGGCGGAGTAGATCTTGCCGTCCGACGTGGTGACGCGGATGGTCGGATCTGAGACGGCGCCGCCGAGCGTGACCACGTGGGTGTTGGTCAGCACGTACCCGTCCTTGGTGAGCACCACGCCGGACCCGCTGCCGCCCTCGCTCTGGCCGGACACGTCGATCGTGACGACCGACGGCAGCACCTTGGTGGCGATGGCCGTGGTCTCGTTGACCGAACCGGGGTTGTTCACCGTGACGGTCTGCGGGCCGGACTCGGCGGAGCCCTGGCTCTCGGGGACGGCGGAGTTCCACAGAGCGCCGCCGCCGAAACCGGCGACACCGCCGACGAGCGCTGCCGCGAGCACGAACGCGGCGATCTTCGCCCCGAGCGCTTCGCGGGGGCCGCGGGCTGCGTGCCCTGAAGCGGCTCGATGGGTGCGGTCGCATTCTCGGCCGCCTGCGGCGGCAGTCCGAAGGCCGCGCCGCTCGCGTACGCGGCGCCGGGCTGCTGTGGCGCAGCGCCCGGTGCGGCGAAGCCCTGACCGAGCTGAGGCTGGGTCTGCGGTGCTGCGGTCTGCGCGGCCGGAGTGTGCGGGGCGGGGAAGGTCGGGTTCTGCGCGGCCGGGACCTGCGGAGCCGCCGGGGCCTGCGGGCTCACGGGGGCCTGCGGTGCTGCGGCCCCCGGCGCGGCCGGGGTCTGCGAGTCCGAGGAGAAGTTCGCGGGAAGCTGATGACCGGCGGGCGCACCGGCGGCCGCGGCATCCTGATTCTGCGACGGCTGGGGGGCGATCGGTTCGCCCTGGGTGTTGTTCTCGTTCATGGTCTGCTCCTTACAACGCTCTTACAGCGTGACGGGCGATGCTGTGCGTTTCGTATGGCGACGATGGAATTCCTCTATGGTCTTAGCCTGTTCTGCATGGATGTCATTCCCGGCGCGTGGCGTCGCACGGCAGCAGGTGCCGGCCTGCTCTCCTCCGACGGACACGTCGCACCCACCATCTTCGCGGAGATGTCCGCGGCCGCGGTGCGCACCGGTTCGATCAACCTCGGCCAGGGGTTCCCCGACGAAGACGGCCCAGCCGAGGTGCTCGAAGCCGCTCGCGAGGCGATCGCCGCGGGGATCAACCAGTATCCGCCCGGACGTGGCACGCCCGATCTGCTGGCGGCGATCAGCGAGCACCAGAAGCGCTTCTACGCACTGGACGTCGATCCCGGCACCGAGGTGATCGTCACGGCAGGGGCCACCGAGGCACTGACCGCGACGCTGCTCGCCCTGATCGACTCGCCCGACGACGAGGTCCTCGTCTTCGAGCCCTACTACGACTCGTACGCGGCGGCCGTCGCCCTCGCCGGCGCGCGACTGCGAACCGTGCCGCTGCACCGTCCGGGCTTTCAGCCCGACCTGGGTGAACTCGCCGACGCGGTGAACGACCGCACGCGCATCATCCTCGTGAACGATCCGCACAACCCGACCGGCGCCGTGTTCGGGCCGGAGGTGCTGGCCGAGATCGTCCGCCTCGCGAACCGCCACGACGCGTTCATCGTCACCGACGAGGTGTACGAGCATCTCGCCTTCGACGGACCGCATGTGCCGATCGCGACGCTGCCCGGCGCGGCGGAGCGCACCCTGACGATCTCGTCGGCGGGCAAGACGTTCTCCACCACGGGATGGAAGATCGGCTGGGTGCACGGCCCCGCACCGCTGATCACCGCGGTGCTCACCGTGAAGCAGTACCTCACGTACGTGAACGGAGCGCCGTTCCAGCCGGCGGTGGCGGTCGGGCTGCGTCTGCCGGACTCGTACTTCGCGGATGCCGCGGCCGCGCTGCGCCACAAGCACGAGCTGCTCGGCGGGGCGCTGCGCGCCGCCGGCTTCGAGGTGCACACCCCGCAGGGCGGCTACTTCACCGTCGCGGATGCCACCGCGCTGGGAGGTGCGGATGCCGGCGGCGTTCTGCCGCAGTCTGCCGGAGCGGGCCGGCGTCGTGGCGATCCCGCTCAGCGCGTTCGTCTCGCCCGAACGGCGGTCCGCCTACGCCGGTCTGGTGCGCTTCGCCGCGTGCAAGCGCGTCGAGGTGCTCGAGGAGGCCGCGCGGCGACTCACGGCGCTGGGCCCGTCGGGCCGTTGACGCCCTCCTCGCCGGCTGATCATCCTCATGAACCCGATGCAAGGAGGAAAATGTCGCCCCGGCCGCGAGGAGAGCAGCAGGAACCTCCTTGCACCACGCGGCGTGGCGCTCAGCGCGGGGTGACCGCGTAGCGGCGGAGCCGCAGCACGGGGTTGGTCTCGCGCGTGCGGGCGATCAGCGCCGGATCGACGGCGGCGATCGCGACGCCCTCGGCACTGCCCACTCCGGCGACGACGACGCCCTGCGGATCGACGATCTGGGAGTGCCCGACGCCGATCGGCGCCGGGTGGTCGGCCGAGATCGCGTAGGCGGTGTTCTCGATCGCGCGCGCGGCCAGCAGAGTGGTCCAGTGGTGTTCCTTGAGCGGCCCTCGGACCCATTCCGCGGGGACGACCAGCGCGTCCGCGCCGGCATCCGCCAGTGTGCGCGCGACCTCGGGGAAGCGCAGGTCATAACAGGTCATCAGCCCGAAGCGGATTCCATCGAGATCGAAGACCGCCGGAGCCAGTTCCCCCGGCGCGATCCAGTCCGACTCGGTCTGACCGAACGCGTCGTACAGATGCTGCTTGCGGTAGACCGCTCGCACACCGTCGACCGAGACCGCGACGACGGTGTTGTGCACCCGGCTCTGCGCGGCCGCCTCGACGAGTCCTGCGACGATCACGACGCCGTGATGCGAGGCGACCTCGCGCAGCCTCTGCACGAACGGCCCGTCCAGCCGTTCGGCGTTCTCCGCGAGCGAGACGTCCATCGGGTTCACGAAGTAGCTGGAGTACTCCGGGAAGACGACCAGCCGTGCACCGTGCGCCGCGACCTCGGCCACATGCTCCGCGATGCGGACGAGATTGGCGGCGCGATCGGCCGTCGGCGCGAACTGGCAGACGGCGACGAGTGGCGCGGATCCGGACATGCCCCCATCCTGCCCCAGGAAGAGGTCCAGCGCAGGGACCGTCCTCGCGATCGCCGACGTCACCGGCGGCGCTCGGCTCAGTCGGACTCGTTCTTCCTCTTCTTGTCGATCCCGCGGAGAAGCTCTCGAAGAGCATCCTCGATCGACGCGTGATCGTACTGCCCGGCTCGGCTCTCGCCGGAGATCACGGCGCACCGGTGGAGCCGATGGAAGTCGCCGTAGGGAAAGAGGTACCGTCCCTTCGTGCCTTCTGTGGCATCGCTGTCCTCACCGAGATGCCACTTCGCGAACTCGGCCATCCCGTGTTCGTCGATGAACGCGTTCTCCGCGTCCGTGCTCGGCGCGTGTTCGCTCCAATCGTCCCGCTCGTCGAACGCGACCTCACCGCGCCGGAGCAGACCTCTTGCGTGCGACAGCGCCTCTTCGTTGAGCTTCACGACCATGCGACTCTCCTCTCGTTCGTTCGAGCGACCAGATCCTCAGTCCTCGTCGACCTCGTCACCGCTCTCGCTGGCGATGCGATCGGCGTCTGCGCTGTCAATGAGCTCGTCCGCCGCATCGGGATCGAGCGTGCGCTTTCCGTCTTCCGCCATCGTCGCGTCGCCCTCATCGGGCTCGTCGGGAAGCGGGAGGATGGGCGTCGAATTCGACATGATGTGCTCCTGACTCTGGTCATGCGGGTGTCTCCACCTGGAAGCTAACGGAGCCGACGGTCCATCGTGGGGGCCTTGACCGCGAGAGGTGCACGCGGTAGCGGGTCCACCGAGCGCCGCAGGATGTGGGTTATAGGCAGAAACGTGTGGATGGGTTCATGATCTAGCCGCGTGATTACGGGGTGAATCGGGGGTCGTCATGGTCTGCGAGGCTTGCTCGTGGACCTTCCCCCGAACTCGACGACGTGTCTGGTATGCGGCGATCCGCTGGTGAAGAACGGCAAGACCGCGGCCGGCACCCAGCGGTGGCGATGCCGGTCCTGCGGAGCATCATCCGTAAGGCGCCGAACCGACGTCACCCGCCGGGAGCAGCTGCGCCGCTTCCTCACTTGGCTGACAGGCAAGAACACGCAAGCCGAGATCGACGGGCGCACCGGACGATCGTTCCGTCATGACACGGCCTGGTGCTGGGACCTGCAGCCGCGGATGCCGGTCATCGGCGAGGTCCATGACGCGGTACTCGTCGATGGGATCTGGATCGGCTCCTGGTGCCTGCTGATCGCGCTGAGCAACACCGGACACGTGATCGCCTGGCAATGGTGCGCCGGGGAGACCACCGCCGCCTGGCAAGCCCTGTTCGAGCAGGTCCCCGAGCCTGAGGTCGTCGTCACCGACGGCGGTTCCGGGATCCGATCCGCGCTCGCGAACGCCTGGCCCGAAGCGAGCGTGCAACGCTGCATCTTCCACCTGCAGATGAACGTCACCCGCGAGCTCACCCGCCGCCCGCGCCTGAAGGCCGGTCGCGCTCTGCGCCGCATCGCTCAGGCACTCACCGCCATCCACAGCATCGACGACGCGATCGCCTGGCGGCTCACTCTTGAAGCCTGGTGGCAGCAGTACGGGCACCTCACCCGCGAACGCACAATGTATGACAACGGCCAGTTCGGATACACCCACCTGCGTCTGCGGAAAGCCTGGAGCATCCTGCACCGCGCAGCCGAAGCCGAACACATCTTCACCTACCTGCAGCACGGCAACCCACGCACCACGAGTCCTCTCGAAGGCGGCATCAACGCTCAGATCCGGCACCTGCTGCGCCACCACCGCGGGATGAGCATCGAGCACCGCCGCCGCGCCGTCGAATGGTTCCTCCTCCTGCACGAGATCCCCATCAATCGCGCACACCACCACGCCGACCAACCCATACCCCGGCCCGCAGCACCGGCACCCGAGGAACGCCACGGCCCCGCGCTCTACGACACCGGACTCGACGCCACAGAAGGCCTCTGGACCAGATCAGGATGGGCAGGACGAGGATGACACGCCCGACCCCATCCACACGTTCTTGCCTATAAGCCCCAGGATGTGCGGAGTCGAACTCGATGCGAAAAGACCGAGGGCCCGAGATCGTGATGATCTCGGGCCCTCTCTTGTTGCGGGGACAGGATTTGAACCTGCGACCTCCGGGTTATGAGCCCGGCGAGCTACCGAACTGCTCCACCCCGCGGCACGTAGAACAGCCTAACACGCTTCAGAGAGAGGGCGAATCGGCTCCGGATCCCGGGCGCGTGCGATCACTCCCGGTGCTCGTCACTCCCGGTGCTCGATCTCGCAGTCCGGCCCGGGGAACACGAGCGACTCGTGCCCGTCGTCGAAGCGGATGTAGTACGGCGGTCCGCCGCTGTCGCCGCGCGCCTCGATCACCTCGCCGTGCCGCTCGGTGTCGCCCACCTTCGCTCCGTGGATCACGATCCGCGATCCCGCCACGAACTCCATCCGTGCCACCTCCTCGGCTCCGACCCGATGACCTCATTCTCCGCCCCCGGCGGGCCGTTCGCCAGAGGAGGACGCCCTCCGACGCCGACGCCCCCTCGCGCTGACATCAGCACGAGGGGGCGTCGGCGGTACGAGTGCTACTTCTTCGAGGTGTCCGAGGAAGTGTCCGACAGGTCGAGCAGCTTCTGCACGGCCGCCGTCAGCTTCTTGTCCGCGGCCGCGAACGCCTCCAGGTCGCCGGCCTTCAGGGCGGCGTCCCGGGCGGTCATCGCCTCCGAGGCATCCGCCAGCGCCTGCTTCTCGGCATCGGCGGGCTGGTCGGGCGTCGTCGGCTCGGTCGGGGTCTCGCCCTCATCCGTCGGAGGCACGTCCTCATCGCCGCCGGCGGCGCCGGCGTCGCCGCCGAACAATGCGTCGAGTGCCTCGGTCAGGGTGTCCTCGAAGGCGACCTGATCGCCGAACGCCACCAGGATCTTGCGCAGGTTCGGCAGCTGGGTGCCCTTCGACTGCTGCACGTAGACCGGCTGGACGTAGAGCAGACCGCCGCCGACCGGCAGGGTCAGCAGGTTGCCGTACTTCACCTCGGACTCGCCCTGCTGCATCAGGTTGACCTGCTGCGCCACCGTGGTGTTCGAGTTGAAGGTGTTCTGCACCTGACCGGGGCCGGGGACCGTGGTGTCGGTGTCGACCTCGAGCAGCTGCAGCTTGCCGTACGTGTCGGCCTTCTCGCCCTTCGTCGAGCCGGCATCCGAGTCGACCGACAGGTAGCCCATCAGCACCTCTCGGGTGCTCTGCCCCTGCGAGGCGGGGATGAACGTCGAGTACATCGAGAACCGCGACGTGTCGTCACCCGGCATCCGCATCGACAGGTAGTACGGCGGCTGGGACTGGTTCGACGACTGGGGGTCGTCCGGGGTCTGCCAGCGGTTGTCCTCCTGCGCGAAGGAGTTCGCGTCCTTGATGTGGTAGATGCCGAGCATGTTGCGCTGCACCTTGAACAGGTCGGTCGGGTACCGGACGTGGCTCATCAGATCGCCCGACATCTGGCTGATCGGCTTGACGGTCGACGGGAACACCTTCTGCCAGGTCTGCAGCACCGGGTCCTCGTCGTCCCAGGCGTACAGCGTGACCGATCCGTCGTAGGCGTCGACCGTGGCCTTGACCGAGTTGCGGATGTAGTTGATCTCGTCGAACGACACCGCCGATGCCGGGTTGGTCGAATCGGCGATCGCGTCGCGCAGGCTCACCTTCGACGCGTACGGGTACGTCGCGCTCGTGGTGAAGCCGTCAACGATCCAGACGATCCGGCCGTCGACGACGCTGGGGTACGGGTCGCTGTCGAGGGTCAGGTACGGGGCGACCTTCTGCACGCGGTCACGCGGGTTCCGGTCGTACAGGATCTGCGACTCGGGGTTGACGAGGTCCGAGAACAGGATCTGCTCGGACTGGAACTTCAGCGCGTACAGCAGCTTGGTGAACGTGTTGCCGATGCGCGGGCCGCCGTCGCCCTTGAAGGTCGTCTTGGTGTCGGAACCGCCGTCCTTCCCGCCGCGCGGGTAGTCGATCTCGACCGGTGTGGTGCCCTCGGGGGCGCCGACGATCGAGTAGTCCGGCGAGTGCTCGCCGAAGTACACCCGCGGCTCGTACTTCTCGCTGTCGGTGAGGAAGCCGGATGACGGGATGCCCTGCTCCAGGAACACCGGCTCGCCGTCGGTGGTGCGCTGGTTGCCCGCCATCGCCACGAGGCCGTAGCCGTGCGTGTAGACCGCGGCGCGGTTGTTCCAGCTGTCGCCGCCGCCGAGCTTGGTCATGTCGAGCTCGCGGACCGCGACGACCGTGTCCTGCATCTTGCCGTCGATCTCGTAGCGGTCGACGTCGAGGTCGGTGCCGAACTGGTAGTACGAGCGGTACTGCTGCAGCTGCGCCACGGTGGGGCTGATGATGTTCGGGTCCATGATGCGGACGGATGCCGTGGTCTCGGCGTCTTCGCGCAGCTGGCCCTTCTCGGTGTCGGTCTTGGCCTTGACCGGCGTGACCGTCATGTCGTCGACGCCGTAGGCCGTCTTCGTGCTGTCGATGTTGCGGTCGTAGAACTCCGCCTGCAGCCGGTTCTGGTTCGGCTTCACCTGGAAGGTGGTGACGATCCAGGGGTAGCCGACGCCGACGACGAGGGATGCCACCACGAGCAGCGCGGTCGCCGCGAGCGGGAAGCGCCAGCGGCCGATGATCGCGGTGACGAAGAAGAGGATCGCGACGACGGCCGCGATGATCGACAGGATCGCAAGTCCGGGAATGGTCGCGTTCACGCCGGTGTACGCCGGTCCCGTGATGCGGTCATCCGGCTGGGTCAGGGTCAGGTAGCGGTCCAGCCACAGGCTGACGGCCTGGACGGCCAGGTAGAGGCCGGCGAGGACGGCGAGCTGGATGCGGGCCGGCTTCGAGATGCGCAGCTCACGCTGCCCGATCCGCACCGATCCGTACAGGTACGACACCAGCGCGGTGATCACCAGGCACAGCAGCAGCACGGCCGAGACGAACGCGAGCAGCATGTGGTAGAAGGGCATCGCGAACAGGTAGAACCCGGTGTCGACGCCGAACTCGGGGTCCTTCACGCTCGTGGTGACGCCGTTCGCCCACAGCCACACCACGCGCCAGTTGCCCGCGGAGGCGAACCCCGCGAAGACGCCGAAGAAGATGGGCATGCCCCACATCGCCAGACGGCGCAGCGGCTCGACGACCTCCTGGTAGCGGTCCAGCTGCGAGCTCAGCCGCACATAGACAGGGCGCAGCCGATAGGCGAGCTGGATGCACAGGAACAACGGCACGGCCATGCCGAGGAACCCGACGACGAACATCACCG
It encodes:
- a CDS encoding UPF0182 family membrane protein, with translation MTSNPAPTAATPRTSRRILTISLVVIAALIAGFFVFASLYTEFLWFDQLGFASVLTTQWVAMAVMFVVGFLGMAVPLFLCIQLAYRLRPVYVRLSSQLDRYQEVVEPLRRLAMWGMPIFFGVFAGFASAGNWRVVWLWANGVTTSVKDPEFGVDTGFYLFAMPFYHMLLAFVSAVLLLCLVITALVSYLYGSVRIGQRELRISKPARIQLAVLAGLYLAVQAVSLWLDRYLTLTQPDDRITGPAYTGVNATIPGLAILSIIAAVVAILFFVTAIIGRWRFPLAATALLVVASLVVGVGYPWIVTTFQVKPNQNRLQAEFYDRNIDSTKTAYGVDDMTVTPVKAKTDTEKGQLREDAETTASVRIMDPNIISPTVAQLQQYRSYYQFGTDLDVDRYEIDGKMQDTVVAVRELDMTKLGGGDSWNNRAAVYTHGYGLVAMAGNQRTTDGEPVFLEQGIPSSGFLTDSEKYEPRVYFGEHSPDYSIVGAPEGTTPVEIDYPRGGKDGGSDTKTTFKGDGGPRIGNTFTKLLYALKFQSEQILFSDLVNPESQILYDRNPRDRVQKVAPYLTLDSDPYPSVVDGRIVWIVDGFTTSATYPYASKVSLRDAIADSTNPASAVSFDEINYIRNSVKATVDAYDGSVTLYAWDDEDPVLQTWQKVFPSTVKPISQMSGDLMSHVRYPTDLFKVQRNMLGIYHIKDANSFAQEDNRWQTPDDPQSSNQSQPPYYLSMRMPGDDTSRFSMYSTFIPASQGQSTREVLMGYLSVDSDAGSTKGEKADTYGKLQLLEVDTDTTVPGPGQVQNTFNSNTTVAQQVNLMQQGESEVKYGNLLTLPVGGGLLYVQPVYVQQSKGTQLPNLRKILVAFGDQVAFEDTLTEALDALFGGDAGAAGGDEDVPPTDEGETPTEPTTPDQPADAEKQALADASEAMTARDAALKAGDLEAFAAADKKLTAAVQKLLDLSDTSSDTSKK
- a CDS encoding IS1249 family transposase: MDLPPNSTTCLVCGDPLVKNGKTAAGTQRWRCRSCGASSVRRRTDVTRREQLRRFLTWLTGKNTQAEIDGRTGRSFRHDTAWCWDLQPRMPVIGEVHDAVLVDGIWIGSWCLLIALSNTGHVIAWQWCAGETTAAWQALFEQVPEPEVVVTDGGSGIRSALANAWPEASVQRCIFHLQMNVTRELTRRPRLKAGRALRRIAQALTAIHSIDDAIAWRLTLEAWWQQYGHLTRERTMYDNGQFGYTHLRLRKAWSILHRAAEAEHIFTYLQHGNPRTTSPLEGGINAQIRHLLRHHRGMSIEHRRRAVEWFLLLHEIPINRAHHHADQPIPRPAAPAPEERHGPALYDTGLDATEGLWTRSGWAGRG
- a CDS encoding carbon-nitrogen hydrolase family protein, whose translation is MSGSAPLVAVCQFAPTADRAANLVRIAEHVAEVAAHGARLVVFPEYSSYFVNPMDVSLAENAERLDGPFVQRLREVASHHGVVIVAGLVEAAAQSRVHNTVVAVSVDGVRAVYRKQHLYDAFGQTESDWIAPGELAPAVFDLDGIRFGLMTCYDLRFPEVARTLADAGADALVVPAEWVRGPLKEHHWTTLLAARAIENTAYAISADHPAPIGVGHSQIVDPQGVVVAGVGSAEGVAIAAVDPALIARTRETNPVLRLRRYAVTPR
- a CDS encoding DUF1918 domain-containing protein, with the translated sequence MEFVAGSRIVIHGAKVGDTERHGEVIEARGDSGGPPYYIRFDDGHESLVFPGPDCEIEHRE